The Siansivirga zeaxanthinifaciens CC-SAMT-1 region GTATTAGGATATAGGATGCGAAACTTTTTATTGAAAAAAAAGCAAATATGATGAATACAAATATCTTTTTCATAAACCGAAAGGTAATCAAAAAATATATGGAGTTAAAATGCTTTTAGAAAATATTAAACTAAATTTTAAAACGGCACTTCGCTGTCGTCTTCGTCGTTAAAAGAACTACCAAAAGCTTGATCTGGACTTGCTTTAAAATTATCTGTTTTGAAAGTATCGTCGTTAGCAGCTGCATTCATTTTAGAATGAAACTCGAAAGGTGAATCGAATTCGTCAAGATTATCGAACTTACCTAAATGTCCAAGGAATTTCAACCTAATATTCTCTAAACCACCATTACGATGCTTGGCAACAATAAATTCACCTTGTCCTTCAGTAGGAGAACGTTCTTCATCATCCCACTCATCAATTTTATAATATTCTGGTCGGTAAATAAAGCTTACAATATCGGCATCCTGCTCAATAGCTCCAGATTCACGTAAATCTGATAGTAACGGACGTTTACTACCGCCACGCGTTTCAACAGCACGAGATAACTGCGATAAGGCTATAACAGGTACGTTTAGTTCTTTAGCTAATGCTTTCAAGTTTCGGGAAATCATCGAGATTTCTTGTTCACGATTACCTCCATGATTACTACCACCTGTCATTAGTTGTAAGTAATCAATCATGATTAATTTAATGCCGTGTTGAGAAGATAAACGTCTGGCTTTGGCACGTAAATCGAAAATAGAAAGTGACGGTGTATCGTCTATAAATAAAGGTGCTTTTTCTAAACCTTTAACCTTTACGTTAAGCTGCTCCCACTCATGTTTTTCTAATTTACCGGTACGTAATTTTTCAGAAGACAAACCCGTTTCACTAGAAATCAAACGAGTTATTAACTGTACCGACGCCATCTCTAATGAGAAGAAGGCTACCGGTATATTTTGGTCGACAGCAATATTACGAGCCATAGATAAGGTTAATGCTGTTTTACCCATACCAGGTCGTGCAGCAATAATAATTAAATCGGATGGTTGCCATCCAGAGGTAAGCTTATCTAATTTTGTGAATCCGGTAGGAATACCACTTAAACCTTCTTTATTTGAAATTTCTTCAATTTTCTTTTTAGCCTGGATAACTAATTCTTGAGCAGTTTCACTCGACTTCTTAATATTACCTTGAGTTACTTCATAAAGTTTAGACTCGGCATTATCAAGTAAATCGAAAACATCCTTACTTTCGTCGTAGGCATCTTCAATAATTTCATTTGAAATTTTTATTAAACTACGTTGAATAAACTTTTGAAGAATAATACGCGCATGAAACTCGATATGTGCAGAAGAAGATACTTTTTGAGTTAAAGAAATGAGATAAAAATCGCCTCCCGAAAGTTCTAATTTTCCATTTTTCTTTAATTGCGTTGAAACGGTTAATAAGTCAACTGGCTCACTATTTTCAAACAACTGAAATATCGCAGCAAATATGTGTTGATGTGCTTCTTTATAAAAGGCATCTGGACTTAAAATATCGATAACTTCGTCGACACCTTTTTTATCAATCATCATAGCACCTAACACAACCTCTTCTAAATCAAGGGCTTGAGGTGGTATTTTCCCCTTTTCTAAACTTATTAAGGTGCTTTTATCTACTTTATATCCTTTTATTTGGTCGGGTTGTTTCATGAATGCGAATGTAACTAAAAAGAAACTGTTTTTAAACAGAAAAAGATTTTAGATTGTTAACTAGTAATCAACAATTTAACTGTTAATAACTTAAAAAAATTGTGAATAACAATAAAAAAATCTGAAACTTTTGATTTCAGATTTTTAAATGCTAGGATATTAAAGATTTAGTCTTTAAATACACCCATTTGCATGTATTTATCCATACGCTTAGCAACCAAATCCTTTGGTGATAAGTTTTTTAAAATCTCGTAATGTTTAATAATGGCATTACTAACCGATTCAAAAGTTTTTTCTCTGTCTCTATGAGCGCCACCTAGTGGTTCTTTAATAATTTCATCAACCAACTTTAATTTTTTCATATCGCTGGCTGTTAATTTTAAAGCTTCTGCCGCTTGTTCTTTAAACTCCCAACTATGCCATAAAATTGATGAACATGATTCTGGAGAAATAACAGAGTACCAAGTATTTTCTAACATTAAAACAACATCGCCTACACCAATACCTAAGGCCCCACCTGACGCTCCTTCACCTATAACAATAGTAATTACAGGCACTTTTAAGCGAGTCATTTCTAAAATATTTCTTGCTATAGCCTCACCTTGTCCGCGCTCTTCGGCTTCAAGACCCGGATAAGCTCCTGGGGTATCCAATAAAGTTACAATTGGAATTCCAAATTTCTCGGCAGATTTCATTAATCGCAAAGCTTTTCTGTAACCTTCTGGATTTGCCATACCAAAATTTCTATATTGGCGTGTCTTGGTATTATACCCTTTTTGCTGACCAATAAACATGAAACTTTGATCGCCAATTTTACCTAAACCACCAATCATGGCTTTATCATCTTTAAAACTTCTATCGCCGTGTAATTCTAAAAAAGTTTCACCGCAAATAGCTCTAATATGATCTAATGTATATGGTCTGTTTGGATGACGAGATAATTGAACGCGCTGCCAAGGAGTTAAATTTTTATATATCTCCTTTTGAGTCTCTTTTAACTTTTTCTCAATTTGCTCGCAAGTTTTAGAAACATCAACATCGCTTTCTTTACCAATGATTTCACATTTTTGAAGCTGATCTTCTAGTTCTTTTATAGGGAGTTCAAATTCTAAATATTCCATAAGAATTTTGTTTTTGCTTATTAATTTTCTTAGCCTACAAACCTACATATTTTTTAATTTTAAAATAAGAAAAAAATACATTTATTGGTTATTAGCTCATATTATGCAAAGGTAACGATTCTATTAAAAACAAAAATAAATTTAACGAACAGCTTTTGCTAAACGTCTGTTTTTTAGAGTTTTTATATTCTTTAATATACCATTTGCAAGCACTGTTACAATAATTATTAGGGCACCAAAATAAAAATTAGGCCCCATATGTTCCTTATCTGGAAACAACAAAATAGCCATTATTATACCGTAAACTGGCTCTAAATTGTAGGTTAATACTACTGTGTAAGGACTTAAAAAGCGCATTACATGGATAGATGCAATATAAGCGTAAGTTGTACAAATAGAAGCTAGAATTAATAAGTATCCTAAATCGGGTAAACTAATATTAAAGAACGCTCTTGAAAACCCTTTATCACTAAAAAGTAAAAAAATTGAAACGAATAATACACCACTTAAAAATTCGTAAAAAGCAATTACTGTTGCTTGATGCTTTTTTATGAAAGTACCATTTAATACTGCAAATAATGAAGATAAAAATGCAGAGGTTATTCCTAAAATAATTCCATTGATGTATTTCAATTCTCCTCTACTTATTACGTATACCCCAATAATAACTATAACGCCAAATAAAATTTCATACCAAAGAATGCGTCTTTTATAAAATATAGGTTCAATAAATGAAGCAAAAAAAGCTCCTGTAGAAAACATGGTTAAAGTAATGGATATATTAGATTCGTCTATAGCACCAAAAAAGGTAATCCAATGTAAAGCAATTATAATTCCTGCTATGGCAAGTCGAACAAGCTCTTTGGGTCTTATGCTTAATTTAACCTTAGCAAACTTTATATAAATAAGCATTAAAGAGGAGGCAAATACCATACGAAACCAAACTAAAGGAATTGCCGAAATGATTATTAATTCTCCTAAAATAGCTGTAAAACCAGCTATAAAAACCAACAAATGAAGGTGTAAGTAATTTTTAATTTTATCGTTTAGCATTTTGCAGAAGATAAATAGCTAAAATACCAAAAAGCACATTCGGGAACCAAACAGCAATAAGCGGCGGAAAATCGGATTGTTC contains the following coding sequences:
- a CDS encoding acetyl-CoA carboxylase carboxyltransferase subunit alpha encodes the protein MEYLEFELPIKELEDQLQKCEIIGKESDVDVSKTCEQIEKKLKETQKEIYKNLTPWQRVQLSRHPNRPYTLDHIRAICGETFLELHGDRSFKDDKAMIGGLGKIGDQSFMFIGQQKGYNTKTRQYRNFGMANPEGYRKALRLMKSAEKFGIPIVTLLDTPGAYPGLEAEERGQGEAIARNILEMTRLKVPVITIVIGEGASGGALGIGVGDVVLMLENTWYSVISPESCSSILWHSWEFKEQAAEALKLTASDMKKLKLVDEIIKEPLGGAHRDREKTFESVSNAIIKHYEILKNLSPKDLVAKRMDKYMQMGVFKD
- the dnaB gene encoding replicative DNA helicase, giving the protein MKQPDQIKGYKVDKSTLISLEKGKIPPQALDLEEVVLGAMMIDKKGVDEVIDILSPDAFYKEAHQHIFAAIFQLFENSEPVDLLTVSTQLKKNGKLELSGGDFYLISLTQKVSSSAHIEFHARIILQKFIQRSLIKISNEIIEDAYDESKDVFDLLDNAESKLYEVTQGNIKKSSETAQELVIQAKKKIEEISNKEGLSGIPTGFTKLDKLTSGWQPSDLIIIAARPGMGKTALTLSMARNIAVDQNIPVAFFSLEMASVQLITRLISSETGLSSEKLRTGKLEKHEWEQLNVKVKGLEKAPLFIDDTPSLSIFDLRAKARRLSSQHGIKLIMIDYLQLMTGGSNHGGNREQEISMISRNLKALAKELNVPVIALSQLSRAVETRGGSKRPLLSDLRESGAIEQDADIVSFIYRPEYYKIDEWDDEERSPTEGQGEFIVAKHRNGGLENIRLKFLGHLGKFDNLDEFDSPFEFHSKMNAAANDDTFKTDNFKASPDQAFGSSFNDEDDSEVPF
- a CDS encoding DMT family transporter; this translates as MLNDKIKNYLHLHLLVFIAGFTAILGELIIISAIPLVWFRMVFASSLMLIYIKFAKVKLSIRPKELVRLAIAGIIIALHWITFFGAIDESNISITLTMFSTGAFFASFIEPIFYKRRILWYEILFGVIVIIGVYVISRGELKYINGIILGITSAFLSSLFAVLNGTFIKKHQATVIAFYEFLSGVLFVSIFLLFSDKGFSRAFFNISLPDLGYLLILASICTTYAYIASIHVMRFLSPYTVVLTYNLEPVYGIIMAILLFPDKEHMGPNFYFGALIIIVTVLANGILKNIKTLKNRRLAKAVR